The Aspergillus nidulans FGSC A4 chromosome VIII genome contains the following window.
GAAACAGTCACGATTCAAGCTCTGCATGCAAAACATGGGCCTGTCGTTCGATTATCACCGAACGAACTGAGTGTCAACTCTCTCCATGGACTACGGGTGATCTATACTGGAGCGTTCGAGAAACACGCTCTGTACAGAGACCTGTTTCTCAACTTCCATACGGAGAATCTGGTTGGGATGCTGGGTAATAAAGAGCATGCGCGGCAGAAGAGAATGCTTAGTCGGGTTTATTCAAAGTCGTATTTACAGGAAAGCGAGGATATGAGAGTGATCTCGGCGGTGATTCTATCGACTCGACTCCTACCAATCCTGCAGCGGATCGCGGAAAATGGAGAGACTGTGAATGTCCTGCCGCTGTTCCAGGCTGTTGGCATGGATTTCACTTCGGCTTACTTGCTCGGCGTGCAGAATGGGACGAGCTTTTTGTTTGATCTGCCGGGTTGGCAGAGGTGGCTAGAAGAGTATGAAAAGTTCAAGCATTTGAGCCTCAACGAGCGGGCTGATGGGTTTATTGAACGATGGTGTCTGGATTTATGTCGACAAACGCAAACTGAGTCGAGTAGTAGTGACGCTATATCCACCAAACCGGTCGTATACAATGCCCTCCGGCATGGTCTGGAGAAGTCCCCAGATTCCCGTCCCAGCGACCTCGCTATTGCGTCggagcttctcgaccacCTTATAGCCGGTCATGAAACGTCGGGGATCACATTCACGTATATGATGTGGGAGCTCTCGCATTGTCCAAACCTGCAAGATGAGCTCCGAGCAGAACTGCTCCTACTGCAACCTTCACTAAAGTACCCCTTTCCCTCAGGCGGTGGAAATGGTAGTTTCCCACATCCATCATCGGTTGACAATCTTCCCCTCCTTGATGCGATCGTCCGCGAAACACTTCGGCTCCATGCCCCCGCCTCATCACCACTACCCCGTGTAACTCCAGATACGCCAGGTGGAACGTCAATAGATGGCTTCGATGGTATTCCAG
Protein-coding sequences here:
- a CDS encoding protein CYP578B1 (transcript_id=CADANIAT00001547) — translated: MFTHTAIFTLSFLLTVSFLLFIYLIHPLFLSRLSKLNIPNAHFTSPLSSYWINSIRHAGLETVTIQALHAKHGPVVRLSPNELSVNSLHGLRVIYTGAFEKHALYRDLFLNFHTENLVGMLGNKEHARQKRMLSRVYSKSYLQESEDMRVISAVILSTRLLPILQRIAENGETVNVLPLFQAVGMDFTSAYLLGVQNGTSFLFDLPGWQRWLEEYEKFKHLSLNERADGFIERWCLDLCRQTQTESSSSDAISTKPVVYNALRHGLEKSPDSRPSDLAIASELLDHLIAGHETSGITFTYMMWELSHCPNLQDELRAELLLLQPSLKYPFPSGGGNGSFPHPSSVDNLPLLDAIVRETLRLHAPASSPLPRVTPDTPGGTSIDGFDGIPGGITVSSSAYTLHRIEEVYPQPTEWLPQRWLDPGSGKKHDMRRLWWPFGSGGRMCLGSNFALQEIKLVTAAVYTNYTTAVVDDEGIEQDLADFISLPKGRKLVLRFDPINRA